In Cellulomonas sp. Y8, the genomic stretch CGCTGGAACCCGAACATCGAGTAGTAGAAGTAGAACGGGATCAGCGCCTCGCCGTGCGTGGCGTACGACGTGCCCACCGACTGGAACGCGGCGGCGGAACCGGCCTCGTTGATGCCGGTGTGCATGATCTGGCCGGACTCGGACTCCTTGTAGGAGAGCATGAGGTCGCGGTCGACGGCGAGGTAGTTCTGGCCGTTCGTGTTGAAGATCTTCGCGCTCGGGAAGATCGAGTCCAGGCCGAACGTGCGGGCCTCGTCGGGGATGATCGGGACCAGGCGCTTGCCCAGCTCCTTGTCCTTCACGAGGTCCTTGAACAGCCGCACGAGCGCCATCGTCGTGGCGACCTCCTGCGTGCCGGAGCCCTTCTTCAGCAGCTCGTAGGCCTGGTCGCCCGGCAGCGTCAGCGGCTTGTGCGTCGAGCGGCGCTCGGGCACGTAGCCACCCAGCTGGCGGCGGCGCTCCTGGAGGTACTGGATCGCCGGGTCGTCCTGGCCGGGGTGGAAGTACGGCGGCAGGTACGGGTTCTCGTCGATCTGCTCGTCCGTGATCGGGATGGAGAGCGAGTCGCGCAGGGCCTTGAGCTCGGCGCCCTTGAGCTTCTTCATCTGGTGCGTGGCGTTGCGCCCGGCGAAGCCGGAGCCCAGGCCGTAGCCCTTGACGGTGTGCGCCAGGATGACGGTCGGCTGCCCGGTGTGCTCGCGCGCGGCCTTGTAGGCGGCGTAGATCTTCCGGTAGTCGTGGCCGCCGCGCTTGAGCGCCCAGATCTCGTCGTCGGTCATCTTCTCGACGAGCTGCTTGGTGCGCGGGTCGCGCCCGAAGAAGTGCTCGCGGATGAACGCGCCGTTCTCCGCGCGGTACGTCTGGTAGTCGCCGTCGGGCGTCTCGTTCATCAGGTGGACGAGCGCGCGGTCCTTGTCGGCGTTGAGCAGGGCGTCCCACTCGCGGCCCCACACGACCTTGATGACGTTCCAGCCGGCGCCGCGGAACTGCGCCTCGAGCTCCTGGATGATCTTGCCGTTGCCGCGGACCGGGCCGTCGAGGCGCTGCAGGTTGCAGTTCACCACGAAGGTCAGGTTGTCGAGGCCCTGCTGGGCGGCGTGCTGCAGCATGCCGCGCGACTCGGGCTCGTCCATCTCGCCGTCGCCGAGGAACGCCCAGACGTCCTGCTGGCTGGTGTCCTTGATGCCGCGCAGGTGCAGGTACTTGTTGGTCCACGCCTGGTAGATCGCCGACGCCGGGCCGAGGCCCATCGACACCGTCGGGAACTCCCAGAAGTCCGGCATCAGGCGCGGGTGCGGGTAGGACGGCAGCCCGCCGCCCGGGTGCGAGACCTCCTGGCGGAAGCCGTCGAGCTGGTGCTCGGACAGCCGGCCCTCGAGGAACGCGCGGGCGTAGACGCCGGGGGAGGCGTGGCCCTGGAAGTAGATCTGGTCGCCGCCGCCCGGGTGGTCCTTGCCGCGGAAGAAGTGGTTGAGGCCCACCTCGTACAGCGTCGCCACCGACGCGTACGACGAGATGTGGCCGCCGACGCCGACGCCGGGGCGCTGCGCGCGGGTCACCATGACCGCGGCGTTCCACCGGTTCCAGGAGCGGTACCGGCGCTCCAGCACCTCGTCACCCGGGAAGTACGGCTCCTCGTGGACGCCGATGGTGTTGACGTACGGCGTGTTCAGCTCGGCCGGCACCGCGACGTTCCGCTCACGCGCTCGCTTGAGCATGCTCAGCAGCACGTAGCGGGCCCGGGGGCCGCCCTTGTCGTCGATGAGCCCGTCGATGGACTCGACCCACTCGGAGGTCTCCTCGGGGTCCACGTCCGGGACCTGGCTCAGCAGGCCGTTGATGAGCGGTCCGCGCTCGTCCTTCGAAGCCACCAGTGCTCCTCGCCTCTCCACGCGGGGGGCCGGTCGGCCCCGGTGCGCATCTCGGCCCGCCGGCGTGCGCGCCGGTTTCGGTGCGCGCCGCCGCCGGGCGGGTAGTAGGACCATTGTCCGCCGTCCGGACACCGAAAGTCTCCCAGTCCACCGGTCGGGATGCGTGACGTCCGTGACAATCGGCTCCCGGGAGGGTGTCCCCGGTCACGTCCGGGCACGTCACGGGCGCTTTCCGGGGTGCGCGTGCGGGTCGCGCGGCCCGCGAGGACCTCCGGGTGCGGTGCCCGGCGCGGTCCCGGGCGGACACCTCGGCCGGGTCGCGGCGTCCTGCGGGCCGGACGCGCTGGTCCGCGCCGCGCCGACATCCCGGCGCCACGACGCCGCTTGCCACGCGGACGTGGGGTGCGGTGGGCTACCGTTCGGTGATCATCGAACAGGTGGTGCTCGGGACCGGCCCGGCACGCCCGACGGAAGGAACAGGTCAGGACGTGGCATCCAGCACCGGCGACGCTCCCTCGGGGGCGGGCCGTCTCGGGTTCACCTCGGGCCAGGTGGTCCAGGAGTTCGGTTACGACGACGACGTCGACGACGCCCTGCGGTCCGGGGTCGAGGAGATCACCGGCACGGAGCTCGTCGACGAGGACTACGACGACGTCGTGGACGGCGTGGTCATCTGGTTCCGCGACGAGGACGGCGACCTGGCCGACACCCTCATGGACGCCATGACCGTGCTCGACGATGGCGGCCAGATGTGGGTCCTCACCCCGAAGCCGGGCCGCGACGGCCACGTCGGGCACGACGACATCGAGGAGGCCGCGACGACGGCCGGCCTGCACGCGACGAGCACGTTCTCGATCGCGGGCGACTGGTCCGCGACGCGCCTCGGCAGCCGCGGCCGCGGGCGCTGACCTCCCGGTCGTGAGCGGGGCCGCGGGGCCGCCGGTCGTCGGCGCCGCCGCGCCCGCGCTGACGCTGCCGGACGCGCACGGCGCGCAGGTGGCGGTCGGCGGACCGTCCGCCCGACCGGTGCTGCTCGTGTTCGTGCCGTTCGCGTTCTCGCGGGTGTGCACCGCCGAGCTCACCGAGCTGCAGGCGCACCTGCCCGAGCTCGCGGGCGTCGACGTCCGGGCCGTGTCCTGCGACCCCGCGCCCTCGCTGCGCGCCTGGGCCGAGCAGGACGGGTACACGTTCCCGCTGCTGTCGGACTTCTGGCCGCACGGCGCCGCGGCGCGGGCGTACGGCGTGCTCGACGAGGTCGACGGGTACGCGCGGCGGGGGTCGTTCCTGCTCGACGCCGCCGGTGTCCTGCGGTGGTCGGTCGAGTCCGCCGCCGGGGTCGCGCGGCCGTTCGCGGCGTACCGCGAGGCGGTCGCAGGGCTGTGACCCGCGTCCAGGGGCAGCACCCGCACCGGTAGGCTGCGCACCGCAGCAGGGGCCTGTAGCTCAGTTGGTCAGAGCGCCGCGCTTACACCGCGGAGGTCGTCGGTTCGAGACCGGCCGGGCCCACTACTCGACGCGCAGGTCAGCGCGCGCTCCTCCCGCCCGGAGCGCGATCGCACCGCCGACCGGGGGCGGGCCGGCGCATCGGACTCCCGCGCCTCTTCCGGCACGCCTGCAGGTCAGGGGACGTAGGGCTGGAAGTCCGCGGTGCCGTTGTCGAAGACGTGGCCGACGCGGGCCGCGTCGGAGTCGTCGGTGAGGAACCAGCGGCCGGCACGGTACACCCCGACCGTGGCGTCCCCGTCCCCGTCCCAGTCCCCGCCGAGGGGGACGTCCCCCGGGTTGCCGAACCGTACGACGATGTCGGCACCGCCCGAGCGCAGCGAGTTGAGCAGGTAGAACACCCCGTTCCGGAACACTCCCGGGGTCTGCGTCCCGTCGCCGTCCCAGTCTCCGACGACCGGCACGTCGCCCGGGTCGCCGTAGGACAGTGCGATCGCGCCGCCGGGCGGCCCCGTCTCGGGTCCGTAGCCGGTGGCGACGAACCACTGCCCGGTCGACGGGCGGAACACCGCGGGAACCCGGATCTGGTCCTGCATCGTCAGCGCCAGCGGGATGTCCCCGGGGTTCCCGAAGAAGAAGCTGCGGTAAGTGGTCTGCCCGGGCGGGTACGCGGCCGTGCCCATCTGGAACCACTGGACGCCTCCGCCGGCCCCCGGCCGGACAACCGTCGCACCGCCGAACCCGCCCTCGTCCCAGCTGCACCCCGACGGCCACCGGTTGCAGTACCGGAAGGAGTTCAGCATCACGAAGCGGTCACCGGTCTGACCGATGTCGACCGTGCCTGGCCCGGGCCAGCCCGAGTGCCCGGTCTGATAGGGCAGGCTCGCGTAGTAGTGCCCGTCGCGGAACAGCCCGGGGCCGCCGGGCAGCGGATCCAGCTCGACACGTGTCGGCAGGACGGCCGTGTCGTGACCCGTGGACATGCCCCGCGCGGGGGGCGGGCCCCGTACCCATCACCATCGCGAGCGACAGCGCGAGCACCACCGACGCGGTCGCTGCCCGGGCGGGCCGACCGATGACCTGTTCTCCGTGCACCCGCATGGCGCCTCCCGCCGTGGTTCACCACCGAGACCCCGAGCGGAAGCGTCGAACCGCACCTTCGCGGACGTCGAGGTCGTGCCGTCAACGTAGTGCCGGGCCTCTCGAGGCGGGACGAGGACGCGTCAGGGGGCGACGTAGTACGCGATGCCCTCGGCGTCCCAGCTCGGGTCGTCCACGTCGAGCCGGCGGGCCTCGGCGGCGTCGGTGGTGAAGTGGTGCTTGCCGAACGTCGGGCTCCAGAACCGGTACAGGGGCGTGGTGCCCGGCTGCGCGGTGGTGGTCGCGCAGTAGGCGACGCCCTCGTAGGCCCAGTTCTTGTCGCCGGCGACGATTGCGTTCTTCTCGGCGGCGCTGGCGGTGAAGAAGTGGGACCGGAACCGCATCGAGTAGAACCGGTGCACCGCCGTCGTCCCGGCGGCGCAGGTGCTGCCGTCGGCGGCGAACGCGGAGAACGGCTGGCCCTCGGCGACCCAGTTCCGGTCGCTCGCGGTCAACCGCGCGGCCTCGTCGGGGTTCGTGGTGAAGAAGTGGGCGTTGTCGAATCCGGGGCTCCAGAACCGGTACACCGGCAGCGTCGGCACGTCCGGTCCGCTCGGGCCCGCGGTCACCCACGGGCTGTAGGCGTACTCGTCGCTCGGTGCGCTGTCCGTCTCCATCGCCCCGAAGATCGGAACCGCGTACACCGAGACGCGTGCCGCGGACGGGCTACCGATGCACTCCGCGGCGACGCTCAGGCTGACGCTGCGGGACGTGGCCGACGGGGTGAAGGTGACAGGGCAACCGGGCACGACCTCCGAGTCCATACCGGTCGGCCTGAGCAGCTCGGTCCGCCCGTCGTTCCCGGACCCGTTGCCGACCGAGAGCTTGATCATCTGGTACTCGACCCGGACGTCACCGGTCGTCTCGATCGCCGCGGAGTACTGGTACCGGTCGACCACGGAGGGGTCCCAGGCTGCGAAGTAGATCGTCGCCTTCGCCGTGGAGCCGTCCAGGCGCAGGGAGTACCGCGCGATGTCGGTCGTGGCGATGAGACCGGGCTCCCCGGTCTCATCGTCGAAGGTGCCCGTCCGGGCTGAGGCGGGCAGGGCGGTCGCGCACAGGGCGAGGACTGCACTCAGCGCGGCCGTTGCGACCCGACGCGCGTTCTGGACGGCAGCTCGGGGTCGGGGGGTGCTCACTGCTGCGCGCACGTCGGTGTCCGTTCGTCGAGGGGCCCTGTGCGCTCACTGTGCCCCGAGGCGATGGAGCGGGAGGGTGATTCCGGCGATCCGGGCGGGTTTCACCCGGGACGACGGTCCCGTGCCACCGCAGCGTCACCGTGGCTGGTGGCGGCGTGGTGCCCGATCGGCGGCCCGGCCGGGCCGCCGCGCGCCGCCGGGTAGCCGGAACCGCACGGCGCCCCTGCCCTTGGCCCCCGCGTGGCGCCCCGGCCACCCGCCGTTCACCTCCGGTTGACCCCGTCCCGGTTGGGTGGGCGGGCCCGTCGTGCGCGCGCCGCAGCGCCGCCGCGCCCGGGCGCCCCCTCGCACCCCCGACCCGGAGGTCCGCCACCCATGCGCCTCGCACGACGCCTCGCACCACGCCTGGCGGCGATCGCCGTCGCCGCCGCGCTGACGGGGACCGGCCTCGCCGCGTCCGCCGGCGCCGCCGACCCGGACCCCGACCGCCTCGCCCTGTCGGTGGTCGGCGACGGCGCCACCACGGGCAA encodes the following:
- a CDS encoding redoxin domain-containing protein, with product MSGAAGPPVVGAAAPALTLPDAHGAQVAVGGPSARPVLLVFVPFAFSRVCTAELTELQAHLPELAGVDVRAVSCDPAPSLRAWAEQDGYTFPLLSDFWPHGAAARAYGVLDEVDGYARRGSFLLDAAGVLRWSVESAAGVARPFAAYREAVAGL
- a CDS encoding DUF3052 domain-containing protein, whose protein sequence is MASSTGDAPSGAGRLGFTSGQVVQEFGYDDDVDDALRSGVEEITGTELVDEDYDDVVDGVVIWFRDEDGDLADTLMDAMTVLDDGGQMWVLTPKPGRDGHVGHDDIEEAATTAGLHATSTFSIAGDWSATRLGSRGRGR
- the aceE gene encoding pyruvate dehydrogenase (acetyl-transferring), homodimeric type, which codes for MASKDERGPLINGLLSQVPDVDPEETSEWVESIDGLIDDKGGPRARYVLLSMLKRARERNVAVPAELNTPYVNTIGVHEEPYFPGDEVLERRYRSWNRWNAAVMVTRAQRPGVGVGGHISSYASVATLYEVGLNHFFRGKDHPGGGDQIYFQGHASPGVYARAFLEGRLSEHQLDGFRQEVSHPGGGLPSYPHPRLMPDFWEFPTVSMGLGPASAIYQAWTNKYLHLRGIKDTSQQDVWAFLGDGEMDEPESRGMLQHAAQQGLDNLTFVVNCNLQRLDGPVRGNGKIIQELEAQFRGAGWNVIKVVWGREWDALLNADKDRALVHLMNETPDGDYQTYRAENGAFIREHFFGRDPRTKQLVEKMTDDEIWALKRGGHDYRKIYAAYKAAREHTGQPTVILAHTVKGYGLGSGFAGRNATHQMKKLKGAELKALRDSLSIPITDEQIDENPYLPPYFHPGQDDPAIQYLQERRRQLGGYVPERRSTHKPLTLPGDQAYELLKKGSGTQEVATTMALVRLFKDLVKDKELGKRLVPIIPDEARTFGLDSIFPSAKIFNTNGQNYLAVDRDLMLSYKESESGQIMHTGINEAGSAAAFQSVGTSYATHGEALIPFYFYYSMFGFQRTADQFWAAGDQMTRGFLIGATAGRTTLTGEGLQHADGHSPLLAGTMPHVVHYDPAYGYEIRHIVRDGIQRMFGEDGREPDVIYYLTVYNEPIVQPVEPEDVDVEGILKGIHLLSPAEGDGPKAQILASGVAVPWALEAKQLLADDWGVHAAVWSVTSWNELRREALAADQHAFLNPGEEARTPYLTAKLQGAEGPFVATTDYDHLVADQVREWIPGRYATLGADGFGFSDTRAAARRHFKIDGPSTVVRVLQQLAREGKVAADAPAQAIERYRLHDVTAGTSGNAGGES